One window from the genome of Vidua chalybeata isolate OUT-0048 chromosome 3, bVidCha1 merged haplotype, whole genome shotgun sequence encodes:
- the SLC30A3 gene encoding probable proton-coupled zinc antiporter SLC30A3, with translation MEPPTGTESARLVSPRGGRADSSLRLKSLFTGSRDPSALAAPPAPDAHCRCSPPTPSPGQGGLQARRQLSVACAVCCLFMVGEVIGGYLAHSLAIMTDAAHLLTDVGSMSVSLFSLWVSNRPPTKTMTFGWHRSETLGALASVLSIWVVTAALVYLAAARIISNDYEIEARAMLATSACAVAVNLIMAYILHQSPAGHGHGTGAYEQLESSVACQPSRSPLPGSTSVRAAFVHVVGDLLQSVSVLVAATIIYFKPQCKIADPISTLFFSVFVLGSTITILRDVFRVLMEGTPRGLEFDAVKEVLLGASGVRGVHDLHLWALTLSHLAVSVHVAVDAGTDAEMVLQEVTARLQSRFGFAQCTVQVEQHQEESAGCPHCQDPRT, from the exons ATGGAGCCCCCGACCGGCACCGAGAGCGCCCGCCTGGTCAGCccgcggggcggccgcgccgACAGCAGCCTGCGCCTCAAGAG TCTCTTCACAGGCTCTCGAGACCCCTCAGCACTGGCGGCCCCCCCGGCTCCAGATGCCCACTGCCGCTGCAGCCCCCcgacccccagccccgggcagggcgggCTCCAGGCCCGCCGGCAGCTGAGCGTCGCCTGCGCCGTCTGCTGCCTCTTCATGGTCGGGGAGGTGATAG GTGGGTACCTGGCACACAGCCTGGCCATCATGACGGATGCAGCTCACCTGCTGACAGACGTGGGCAGCATGTctgtcagcctcttctccctctGGGTCTCCAACCGCCCACCCACCAAGACCATGACTTTTGGCTGGCACCGCTCAG AGACACTGGGTGCGCTGGCCTCTGTCCTCTCTATCTGGGTTGTGACCGCAGCCCTGGTCTATCTGGCGGCCGCCCGCATCATCAGCAACGACTATGAGATTGAGGCACGAGCCATGCTGGCCACGTCCGCCTGTGCCGTGGCCGTCAATCTGAT CATGGCCTACATCCTGCACCAGTCCCCTGCTGGCCATGGCCACGGCACGGGGGCCTACgagcagctggagagctctGTGGCCTGCCAGCCCAGCCGTAGCCCCCTGCCCGGCAGCACCAGCGTGCGGGCAGCCTTCGTCCACGTGGTGGGTGACCTGCTGCAGAGCGTCAGCGTCCTCGTGGCTGCCACCATCATCTACTTCAAG ccccagtgcaAGATCGCAGACCCCATCAGCACCCTCTTCTTCTCAGTCTTCGTCCTTGGCTCCACCATCACGATCCTCAGAGACGTCTTCAGGGTCCTCAtggaag ggacaccACGGGGCCTGGAGTTCGATGCGGTgaaggaggtgctgctgggggccagCGGGGTGCGGGGTGTCCACGACCTGCACCTCTGGGCGCTGACGCTGAGCCACCTCGCCGTGTCGGTGCACGTGGCTGTGG ATGCTGGCACTGACGCTGAGATGGTGCTGCAGGAGGTCACTGCCCGGCTCCAGAGCAGGTTTGGCTTTGCCCAGTGCACGGTACAGgtggagcagcaccaggaggagTCAGCaggctgtccccactgccaggACCCCCGAACCTGA